The Sulfitobacter sp. OXR-159 DNA window CGCAATCGACCAATTATGGGGCTGTCGATGGTGATATTCCTTCTGTCGCTCACCGGCATCCCGCCGCTGTTTGGATTTGTCGGCAAAGTCTATCTGTTCACCTCTGCAGTTGAGGCAGGGTTCCTTTGGCTTGCGGTGATCGGCATCCTGAATTCCGTGCTGGCGCTTGGTGTTTATCTGCGCATCGTGGTGCCGATGTATCAGACCGCAAGCTCAAAAACCGGCATGGACACCCCGTCACCACACGCCCTGCTTGTTGTCGTGGCGACGGTCACTGTCCTGATTACCCTGTCTATGGGGGCATTTGCGGGGCTGTTGCCCAGTTGATCGCAAACCTTCAATGTGGTTCATGCATAACCGACATGGATCATCAAATTTTGACAGCGCAACGCAAAGCGCCGCGTCCAGCAAAAGCCGGATACGGCGCTTTGTCCGTCTTGGAAAACTTAGCGCAGGCTGAATTCGGTGGTCAGCGATACAATCAACAATCCGTCACTGATACTGGTGTCATGCCATGACGCGTCAATGCCAAAGTTATCGGAGATCGCATAGCTGCCACCGACACTCCAGTAGTCGTGTCCCCCATTGCTGATCGTGCCGTAGTTGGCTGAAGCACCAAATTTGTCATCGAATGCGTAGTCGATCGAGACGCTTGAATTAACGTAATCCGCAACGGGGTCATGCGCAAACCGAAGGCCGACATCCAGCGGATCCAGTACGGAGTACCCCAATGACAGGATGACCTCTCCGCAGCAGTCATTGCTCGGGTTGCGATAATAGTATCGGGTATATCCCAGATCGTAGTTGAACTTGCCGACTTCATTGCGATAGCCCAGATAGAGGTCCACCTCAACAGAACTGCCAACAATTGATCTGGCAGTGTTTGACGCCCAGACGCCTGCATAAAAACCTTCGTACTCGGCCTCCGCCCAAGGCTGGAACGCCGCGCCGGTAGTCTGTTCAATGCCGTTGAAAACATATCGGCTGGTGAGGGTTGCGCCTGCGGACAGACTTAATTCCTGAGCCATTGTCACGCCGGGTAAGCCCAGACCGATGACGACGGCGGAAGTCGCAAAAATAGATCGCATCATTTTTCCTTACTGGAAGATTTTCCTGCTGCACTGTAACGACGAAAATCCGCCCGCCGGAAGCAGGGCGCCCGCATTTTTGTAACACCTGATTCAATTTTGAACACCGTTACGGGTCGTTGCCCAAAATTGACGCGAAAAAAAACGGGCAACGATTATTCCACTGTAACGAAGTGGCGCTTATGGCGTCTGATATATGTACCCTTAGTGTCAGGAGGCCCAAATAGACCAGACAACAACCAAAACCGAACCATCTGAAGTTGAAACCGCCAAAGGCGGAGGATGCTGCGGTGGAAACAAGGCCAGCCAGGTTGCAGATGCCCCAGCGGCATCACAGGCATCCGTCAAAACACCTGCTGCAAAATCCGGTGGCTGCTGTTGTAGCTAGACCATCTCGGCGCCAGCATCAGGTAACGATGTCCGAAAAAACCAAAGCCGGTCCGTGCGCGGCAGATGTGCATCGTGATGCATATGTCGTGCACGGACCGGCATGATTTTTTTGGTAGCTCTTGCTCTGGATCGCCCCAAATCCCTGAGACACAGTCCAGCTCAGACCTTCACTTCCCAGCTCACTTATCTATACTGTAAACAACGAGATATGCTTGGTGCGGACGCCCAATCCTTTGTTGAGCGACAAGCGCGATTACCGGATCGCGCCGCCGGATCGTCCGCCCATTGCAAAACCCGCAACAAATCGAAAATGAAGGCGTTCTAAATGGATCATCAACACGGCGGCGACACTGAAAATAAAGGCTCCATCAGCCTAAGCGGCGGGGTGGCGATGGGCACCGGCGTGATGATCGGAGCCGGTATTTTCGCGCTGACAGGTCAGATCGCGCAGCTGGCCGGACCGCTCTTTCCATTGGCGTTTGTCGTGGGCGGGATCATCACAAGTTTCAGTGCATACAGCTACGTAAAGATGTCGAATGCGTTTCCGTCTTCGGGTGGCATCGCGATGATCCTGCAAAAGGCATACGGACCGGGTGCAATTGCCGCAGCGGCGGCGCTGTTGATGGCGCTGTCAATGGTGATCTCCGAAAGCCTCGTTGCGCGAACCTTTGCGACTTATGTCTTGCGACCCTTCGACATAACTGGTGGTCCGCTGGTGCCGATCCTTGCCGTTGGGGTGATCCTTTTTGCCTTTCTCGTCAATATCGCCGGTAGCCGATCGGTTGGACTGCTCTCGCTGATTATGGCGGTGCTCAAGATTGGCGGTATCGCGTTGTTCGGCATAGCAGCACTTTGGGCAAGCGGGTTTCAATTCGCCGCGGCGAGCACGGCGTCTGGCGGATTTGATATCACCGGCTTTATAGCATCCGTGGCCCTTGCCATTCTGGCGTTCAAGGGGTTCACCACGATCACCAACAGCGGCGGCGAGATCATCAATCCGCACCGCAATGTTGGCCGCACGATCATTATCTCGATCACGATCTGTGTTGTTGTCTATCTGATTGTGGCCTTTGCGGTCGGATCAAGCCTGACGATAGACCAGATTATCGCGGCCAAAGACTATTCATTGGCTGAGGCCGCCGCACCCGCACTTGGCAACGCGGGGTTCTATTTTACCGTCGTGCTGGCGGCTGTTGCGACGGCGTCTGGTGTTCTTGCCAGTGTCTTTGCGGTGTCGCGGATGCTGGCCATGCTCACCGATATGAACATGATCCCGCACCGGCATTTCGGGATGTCGGGACCTATCCGCAGTCACACGCTGGTCTATACGGTGGTGATCGCCTCTATCCTTGCGGTGTTTTTTGATCTGACCCGGATCGCGTCATTGGGGGCTTTCTTTTATCTGATCATGGACATGATCGTCCATTGGGGCGTCTTGCGCTTCATGCGAAAAGAGGTTGAAGCGAAAGCATTTGTCATCGTCTTGGCCTTGTTGTTTGACGCTGTGGTGCTGGTGGCCTTTACAGCTATGAAGCTGCAATCCGATCCGCTCATTGTTGTGTACGCTGTGATTGCGATCACATCAGTCTTTGTGTTCCAACGGATTTATCTGTCGCGCTGGACTGCACCACGACCCAGCGAAGACCACTGAAACACTTCTCGAAAGTGCTATAGCCCTCCTGAAAAAGGCGCGTCCGGCTAGCAGGTGTCGGGTATGCCCTTTTTCATTTTTTCGGTTTGTCAGGCTCGGCGCAGGGGGGCCAATCCCAAAGCCGTTCATCATCGCGAAAAGATATGCACCTGACCACGCGATCAGCAACAGTCCGGTCAAGGCCTCGACGCCCGTCAGAAGACGCAGGTGATCTGTCGGGAAAATATCGCCAAGACCAAGGGACGTATAGCTGACGACGGAAAAATAAAAATAATCCAGAACGGTATCAACGCTCTCACCGGAAAAGCCGCCGATGCTCAAAAGCTGGTGACCGACGCCAAACATGCCTGCAAAGACAACTATTCCGGCGAAATGCGCGAAAAACAGGATCAGTACGGCCATCATGACACGATTGAACGGCTCCAAAGGTATCTTTGCCATGCCAACCGATACCCACCGCATGACCGCAAGATGTATCCAACTACTCGAAACGATGGCGATAACTGCAAGAATTAGTGAAAAAAGCAAAGAGACGCTCCTGATTGGATGAACTTGCCAGTATCCAAAAGTAGCCGTATCAGGTCGGCTTCTTGCGCGCGCTGATCGCGGTGCCAAAGCTCTGAAGTCCGCCGTCACCACGAACAATCCCGCGCGGTTGCGCCGGGTGGATTTGACCTTGCATCTCTTGGCAGCGCTGGAGATCGGGAATCTGGGGTCGCTCACATCTGGGAACGGGCGCGAAAGGTTGATGGCACTTGCCGCGGTTGGTGTCGGCGTGACCCGTCCCATTGTGGGCGCTACCCTCATTCTGAGAGGAAACTATTGGGCGGTTCGGGGGTTACGCCGCGCCTTTCCGCAGCATGGTCGGGTGATTGAACGGATGCGTGCTCTGTCGAATGACCTCGACCAGCGGCTTCCGGGACGGCGGGAAACAGAACATCTGCCGGAACAGGAAGAACATAGAACGAGCAAGTCGAGAGCGTCAGAAAGCGCTCTACGAGCAGCCCGGCAGGCCATCTCCGAGCTTGGATCTGGGGCAGATCGTCAAGCGCTTCTGGCGCGGGCCGATGCAATTTGGAGGTGCTCAGATGCGGTCAAATCCTGAAGCACCGGGCCTGTGGATATACTGCAATTAAGGGTACAAAAATGCCCAAAATGACCCTGAATCCGCAGATTCTGATTAATTAGGGTACAGTGACAGTTGTCACCACTTGTTCGCGGCACGTCGATCTCCATGACAGATCGTGCCGCGCGGCGGTTCTGCGACCGGCTGGTCGAGCTGGGCGTGGCGCGAGAACTGACCGGGCGGCCTACTTTCCGGCTCTATGGGATCGCGCCATGACGACGGCAACGAGGAAACGGCAACCGGCGGATGAAAGCGGCGCCGTTTTTGACCGCGAGCTCGAGGACCTGCCGCAGGAGTTGCGCTGGCGCGAATGGATGGGCCGGGTCGAAGCGGTGCTCTTCGCCAGTGCCTCACCGGTAAGTCGCGAAGATCTGGCCCGCGTGGTGGGGCAGGGGGCCTCCGTGGAGATGCTGATCGAGGACATCCAGGCCGAGCTGACGGGTCGTCCTTACGAACTGGCCCAAGTGGCTGGCGGTTGGATGTTCCGCACGCGACCGCAGTTTGCCGATGCGATCAAGACCACCGCCGACCTTGGTGACCAGTCCCTCGCCTTTACCGAGATGGAGATGGGGGTGCTCTGCGCCATTGCCTATCACCAGCCGATCGACCGCGCCGGGCTGGCCGACATCTTCGGCAAGGAGGTCAGTCGCGATCTTCTGGCCCGGCTGCGGTACAAGGACTTGATCGCCAGCGGGCCCCGGTCGCCGCGGCCCGGGGCGCCGCATACCTTCGTGACGACGGAGACGTTTCTGGTGACGTTCGATCTGCAGAGCCTGCGGGATCTGCCGGAATTGGAAATTGTCGAGCCGTCCAATCTTGCTGATTAGATGAGGTCGTCCAGATCTCTATTGTTTAGTTCGCTATCAGAAGCGGACTCCACGCGTGCTTCCAATGCCTCTTGAGATTCACTAACCGCAGCCGGTTTGAGATAGGGTACGATTTCTGCGAAATGTCGATGGACTTCACGCCGCGACCATTTGGCTGACCACATAAGTGACCCAAACGCGGCCATCTCAGCATTTGAAAATCCCCGCCTTACGCAACGATTGGCAAACACCATCGCTGTACACGGTTCTGTCTTTTCCGCCGAATGCACGTTGACATGACCCTGAAGGATTTGAAGCGGCGCCCCCATGAGATGGGCGAGATCAGGAACAAGTCTAATCACGAACTTTCGAGCACTCGTAGAGCGCTTCTTGTCGCGTGTTTTGTCAGAAAGCCGCTTTTGAATTTTCTTGAGCGGCGCACCGTTCATCCAGTCCTTCAAG harbors:
- a CDS encoding ion channel, whose translation is MGRVTPTPTAASAINLSRPFPDVSDPRFPISSAAKRCKVKSTRRNRAGLFVVTADFRALAPRSARARSRPDTATFGYWQVHPIRSVSLLFSLILAVIAIVSSSWIHLAVMRWVSVGMAKIPLEPFNRVMMAVLILFFAHFAGIVVFAGMFGVGHQLLSIGGFSGESVDTVLDYFYFSVVSYTSLGLGDIFPTDHLRLLTGVEALTGLLLIAWSGAYLFAMMNGFGIGPPAPSLTNRKNEKGHTRHLLAGRAFFRRAIALSRSVSVVFAGSWCSPARQINPLEHKD
- the scpB gene encoding SMC-Scp complex subunit ScpB; its protein translation is MTTATRKRQPADESGAVFDRELEDLPQELRWREWMGRVEAVLFASASPVSREDLARVVGQGASVEMLIEDIQAELTGRPYELAQVAGGWMFRTRPQFADAIKTTADLGDQSLAFTEMEMGVLCAIAYHQPIDRAGLADIFGKEVSRDLLARLRYKDLIASGPRSPRPGAPHTFVTTETFLVTFDLQSLRDLPELEIVEPSNLAD
- a CDS encoding TorF family putative porin, giving the protein MRSIFATSAVVIGLGLPGVTMAQELSLSAGATLTSRYVFNGIEQTTGAAFQPWAEAEYEGFYAGVWASNTARSIVGSSVEVDLYLGYRNEVGKFNYDLGYTRYYYRNPSNDCCGEVILSLGYSVLDPLDVGLRFAHDPVADYVNSSVSIDYAFDDKFGASANYGTISNGGHDYWSVGGSYAISDNFGIDASWHDTSISDGLLIVSLTTEFSLR
- a CDS encoding APC family permease, whose translation is MDHQHGGDTENKGSISLSGGVAMGTGVMIGAGIFALTGQIAQLAGPLFPLAFVVGGIITSFSAYSYVKMSNAFPSSGGIAMILQKAYGPGAIAAAAALLMALSMVISESLVARTFATYVLRPFDITGGPLVPILAVGVILFAFLVNIAGSRSVGLLSLIMAVLKIGGIALFGIAALWASGFQFAAASTASGGFDITGFIASVALAILAFKGFTTITNSGGEIINPHRNVGRTIIISITICVVVYLIVAFAVGSSLTIDQIIAAKDYSLAEAAAPALGNAGFYFTVVLAAVATASGVLASVFAVSRMLAMLTDMNMIPHRHFGMSGPIRSHTLVYTVVIASILAVFFDLTRIASLGAFFYLIMDMIVHWGVLRFMRKEVEAKAFVIVLALLFDAVVLVAFTAMKLQSDPLIVVYAVIAITSVFVFQRIYLSRWTAPRPSEDH